A single genomic interval of Pyruvatibacter sp. HU-CL02332 harbors:
- a CDS encoding DUF1475 family protein yields the protein MTGFRIISAILGLAFAGSIIWGFADGRSVVPLMEIMLAEPWGVVTLADLYLGFVLVAGIIILLEPNRTTGIAWGASVVILGNVITAAWIVFRLPGVLARLRG from the coding sequence ATGACTGGGTTCCGCATCATTTCCGCCATTCTCGGCCTTGCCTTCGCAGGCTCCATCATCTGGGGCTTTGCAGACGGCAGGTCGGTGGTCCCCTTGATGGAGATCATGCTTGCCGAGCCGTGGGGCGTCGTGACCCTCGCGGACCTCTATCTTGGGTTTGTGCTGGTTGCCGGCATCATCATCCTGCTGGAACCCAACAGGACGACCGGCATCGCGTGGGGCGCCAGCGTCGTGATCCTCGGCAATGTCATCACCGCCGCATGGATCGTATTCCGGCTCCCCGGCGTGCTGGCGCGGCTGCGGGGCTAA
- a CDS encoding DUF2336 domain-containing protein has product MTTPLGFEDVVKLERDNSPLNRESAVTKIGQLMAEGKLQGVEATIAEDVVVRMAEDADTLVRSALARQISLYPLLPTGMAERMARDVAEVSVPVLQHWPDLSDELLISVIAEEVEDKQVAIAQRPTVSEQVSGALIDTGNSNVVSVLLENEGARITADALQRALSDHQDHERIPVLVAKRPDLSAETCLHCVSLVVADQLESDVANEMRRFLVQQEQLPAEMASELVAHAREQAVAEMTAGEIDDEKVEEFVGVLHRTGRLTPTMLLRSLCSGDLRFVEMAFARLAKTTQDHVRAAMEPGNGDVFKSIFDSTRLPKSLRPAFGAALAAAAKERARAGDDKMEPQRYVPAVISSIVGAYGTVAPAELEHVMAELSRELKREKEEALDSRAKMRV; this is encoded by the coding sequence ATGACCACTCCACTTGGTTTCGAAGACGTCGTGAAGCTTGAGCGCGATAACTCGCCGCTCAATCGCGAATCCGCTGTGACCAAAATCGGCCAGCTCATGGCCGAGGGAAAACTGCAGGGCGTTGAAGCTACCATTGCCGAAGACGTGGTGGTTCGCATGGCAGAAGACGCAGACACGCTCGTGCGCTCTGCGCTTGCCCGTCAGATTTCCCTTTATCCGCTCTTGCCCACTGGCATGGCCGAACGCATGGCCCGGGATGTGGCTGAGGTCAGCGTGCCGGTTCTGCAGCATTGGCCGGATTTGTCTGACGAGCTGCTGATTTCCGTGATCGCGGAAGAGGTGGAAGACAAGCAGGTGGCGATTGCCCAGCGTCCGACCGTGTCCGAGCAGGTGTCCGGTGCCCTGATTGATACGGGCAACTCGAATGTTGTGAGCGTGCTGCTTGAGAATGAAGGGGCGCGCATCACAGCCGACGCCCTGCAGCGCGCGCTGTCTGACCATCAGGACCATGAACGTATTCCGGTCCTTGTTGCCAAGCGCCCGGACCTGAGCGCTGAAACCTGCCTGCATTGTGTGTCGCTAGTGGTGGCGGATCAGCTTGAATCAGATGTGGCGAACGAGATGCGGCGCTTCCTGGTTCAGCAGGAACAGCTGCCCGCTGAAATGGCGTCAGAGCTTGTGGCTCATGCGCGCGAACAGGCGGTTGCCGAAATGACTGCCGGTGAAATTGACGATGAGAAGGTCGAAGAATTTGTGGGCGTGCTGCATCGCACCGGACGGCTGACGCCGACCATGCTTCTGCGCTCCTTGTGCTCCGGAGACCTGCGGTTTGTGGAAATGGCGTTTGCCCGCCTGGCGAAGACCACGCAGGATCATGTCCGAGCGGCCATGGAGCCGGGCAATGGGGACGTCTTCAAATCCATTTTTGACAGCACGCGGCTGCCAAAGAGCCTGCGTCCTGCCTTCGGTGCCGCTCTGGCGGCCGCGGCCAAGGAACGTGCGCGGGCCGGTGATGACAAGATGGAACCGCAGCGCTATGTGCCGGCGGTCATCTCAAGCATTGTTGGCGCTTATGGCACGGTGGCGCCGGCAGAGCTGGAGCATGTGATGGCGGAACTTTCACGCGAACTCAAACGCGAAAAAGAAGAAGCGCTGGATTCACGCGCCAAGATGCGCGTCTAG
- a CDS encoding alpha/beta hydrolase yields MRIFLIALVCIFVALTTAFLVGRYMMAARETTQRAEAPLGPYTRFVETRSGRVHVLDQGVGPVVLLIHGTGRSVADWQEGLADRLSATHRVIAMDYYGHGLSDRNHGLSYGHVLWTQQVIDLLDALGIAQVILVGHSVGGVIVSRVAADHSERVSHVVTVGTGMALDPAQIVPLIPGAGEIVMGSTDIFGDTFSDAHRERLEVAYDIKGTRAALLTYIRRQYTIDGLRLLYGVYEEIKAPVLHVSGSEDASIPNAAARALSERTNGKFVSIDGIGHDVHIEAPDQLAAEIIRFVEAYPSP; encoded by the coding sequence ATGCGCATTTTCCTGATTGCCCTTGTCTGCATCTTTGTCGCTCTGACCACAGCCTTTCTGGTCGGTCGCTATATGATGGCGGCCCGAGAGACGACGCAGCGGGCTGAAGCCCCGCTCGGCCCCTACACCCGCTTCGTTGAAACGCGATCGGGCCGGGTTCACGTCCTCGACCAAGGTGTGGGACCAGTTGTCCTGCTGATCCACGGCACTGGGCGATCAGTCGCGGACTGGCAGGAAGGCTTGGCGGATCGGCTGTCCGCGACCCACCGTGTCATCGCCATGGACTATTACGGACACGGCCTCTCTGACCGGAACCATGGCCTGAGCTATGGTCACGTCCTGTGGACGCAACAGGTTATTGACTTGCTGGATGCTCTCGGGATCGCCCAGGTTATCCTTGTCGGACATTCGGTCGGCGGCGTCATCGTCTCGCGCGTCGCGGCGGATCACTCCGAGCGCGTGTCCCATGTGGTGACGGTCGGAACCGGAATGGCGCTTGATCCGGCACAAATCGTGCCGCTGATCCCAGGCGCTGGAGAAATCGTCATGGGGAGTACGGATATCTTCGGCGATACTTTCTCCGACGCGCACCGAGAGCGTTTGGAGGTTGCCTATGACATCAAGGGCACGCGCGCCGCGTTGCTGACCTACATCCGCCGCCAATACACCATCGACGGACTGCGTTTGCTCTATGGCGTCTACGAAGAGATCAAGGCGCCCGTGCTTCATGTAAGCGGATCTGAGGACGCGTCGATCCCAAACGCAGCGGCTCGTGCCCTGTCTGAGCGCACCAACGGTAAGTTTGTATCTATTGACGGTATTGGTCACGACGTACATATCGAAGCGCCCGACCAACTGGCTGCCGAGATCATTCGATTTGTGGAGGCATACCCCAGTCCATGA
- a CDS encoding Fe2+-dependent dioxygenase, with protein sequence MIYEFDDILTREELAKVITTVKHGGFHEGAAGAGWQAESVKHNEESDGAIVQEVAKVVGQALARSDKFKALAWPKRLAGFLVSRYKPGMTYGTHVDNALLNNARSDMSFTLFLSEPDTYEGGELVIEQGDGERIIKPPKGHMVLYSTGALHHVAEVTRGERLAVVGWVRSYVRDPGAREMLYDLDCVMQDLRDRPDDRPILDRVAKVRTNLLRLWVDD encoded by the coding sequence ATGATTTATGAGTTCGATGACATTCTGACGCGCGAGGAACTCGCCAAGGTCATAACCACGGTCAAGCACGGCGGCTTCCACGAGGGAGCCGCCGGCGCTGGCTGGCAGGCTGAATCCGTCAAACACAATGAGGAGTCCGACGGCGCGATCGTGCAGGAGGTCGCCAAGGTTGTGGGTCAGGCCCTTGCCCGATCCGACAAGTTCAAGGCCCTGGCGTGGCCCAAGCGTCTCGCCGGTTTTCTGGTCAGCCGCTACAAGCCCGGCATGACCTACGGCACCCATGTGGACAACGCGCTCCTCAACAATGCCCGGTCAGACATGTCGTTCACATTGTTCCTCTCGGAGCCCGACACCTATGAAGGCGGGGAGCTTGTGATCGAGCAGGGCGATGGTGAGCGCATCATCAAGCCGCCAAAGGGCCACATGGTTCTGTATTCAACCGGCGCGCTGCATCATGTGGCGGAAGTCACCAGGGGTGAGCGGCTGGCGGTGGTCGGTTGGGTGCGCTCTTACGTGCGTGATCCGGGTGCCCGCGAGATGCTCTATGACCTTGATTGCGTGATGCAGGACTTGAGAGACCGCCCGGACGACCGTCCGATCCTCGACCGGGTGGCCAAGGTACGCACAAACCTGTTGCGCCTGTGGGTGGATGACTAG
- a CDS encoding SDR family NAD(P)-dependent oxidoreductase — protein sequence MGRLTGKRAIVTGAGSGIGRAASRRFAEEGATVLAVDLNADAVAETVVGRERMTAEVGDVSSEDYVSNSVRGFVDANGGIDIVFANAGISGGYVPLHEQTPDYWEDILRINLIGPFLYVKHASPYMIDQHAGSIICTASVAGIRANAGGNPYSASKAGVISLVQTVAYDLAGTGVRINAICPGLIETGMTKPIFDMARGKGSEDRIGQINPLKRAGRPEEISNMALFLASDEASYVNGQAFPVDGGLSGSHPYAMGGGQQRAYNKAKD from the coding sequence ATGGGACGCCTCACAGGAAAACGCGCCATCGTCACCGGAGCCGGGTCAGGCATTGGCCGCGCCGCCTCTCGCCGCTTTGCAGAAGAAGGCGCAACTGTCCTCGCCGTTGACCTCAACGCGGATGCAGTCGCTGAAACTGTGGTCGGACGAGAGCGCATGACGGCGGAAGTCGGTGACGTGTCCAGCGAGGACTACGTGTCCAATTCGGTCCGCGGTTTTGTGGATGCCAATGGCGGTATCGACATTGTGTTCGCCAATGCCGGCATCTCCGGTGGCTATGTGCCCCTGCATGAGCAGACGCCCGACTACTGGGAAGACATTCTGCGGATCAATCTCATCGGCCCGTTCCTCTATGTGAAGCACGCCAGCCCCTACATGATCGACCAGCACGCGGGCTCCATTATATGTACCGCGTCAGTAGCGGGGATACGCGCCAATGCCGGGGGCAATCCGTACTCTGCGTCCAAGGCGGGCGTCATCTCGCTGGTGCAGACGGTGGCTTATGATCTGGCAGGCACGGGCGTGCGTATCAATGCCATCTGCCCCGGCCTCATCGAGACCGGCATGACCAAACCAATTTTTGATATGGCCCGCGGCAAAGGCTCTGAAGACCGTATCGGTCAGATCAACCCTTTGAAACGTGCCGGACGCCCCGAAGAGATTTCAAACATGGCGCTGTTCCTTGCCAGCGATGAAGCATCCTACGTCAACGGCCAGGCATTCCCTGTGGATGGCGGCCTCTCCGGCTCGCACCCCTACGCCATGGGCGGTGGCCAGCAGCGCGCCTACAACAAAGCGAAAGACTAG
- a CDS encoding SDR family oxidoreductase: protein MDLGLKGKKAIVTGGTRGIGRAIAETLAAEGCDVAICARNADQIADAVKDMSAAHGTKVWGDVADISDADSLKGFIANAAKELGGIDVLVSNASALAIGNTEAAWKSGFDIDIMGAVRSVEAALPELKKSAAANGDAAIIAIGSVSSVSATDASAYGAVKGAMVHLVKGLAKELAGEHVRANVVSPGTVYFEGGVWHMIEENMPDMFKATMARNPMGRMATPQDIANATAFLASPKSSFTTGINMIVDGAITDRVNY, encoded by the coding sequence ATGGATCTGGGTCTCAAAGGCAAAAAGGCCATCGTTACCGGCGGCACGCGGGGCATCGGCCGCGCCATCGCCGAAACCCTGGCAGCAGAGGGCTGCGACGTCGCCATCTGCGCCCGCAACGCGGACCAGATCGCTGACGCCGTAAAGGACATGTCAGCGGCCCATGGCACCAAGGTCTGGGGTGATGTCGCAGACATCTCCGACGCCGACAGCCTGAAGGGCTTCATCGCCAATGCCGCCAAAGAGCTCGGCGGTATTGATGTGCTGGTCTCCAACGCCTCTGCCCTGGCCATCGGCAACACCGAAGCCGCCTGGAAGAGTGGCTTTGACATCGACATCATGGGCGCCGTGCGCTCCGTTGAAGCAGCGCTGCCCGAGTTGAAAAAATCCGCTGCCGCAAATGGCGATGCCGCCATCATCGCCATTGGGTCGGTCTCGTCCGTGTCAGCCACTGACGCCTCAGCCTATGGCGCCGTGAAGGGCGCCATGGTGCACCTCGTCAAGGGTCTGGCCAAGGAACTGGCCGGTGAACACGTGCGCGCCAATGTCGTGTCTCCCGGCACCGTGTATTTCGAAGGTGGCGTCTGGCACATGATCGAGGAAAACATGCCCGACATGTTCAAAGCCACCATGGCCCGCAACCCCATGGGCCGCATGGCGACCCCGCAGGACATTGCGAATGCAACTGCGTTCCTCGCCAGTCCCAAATCCTCCTTCACCACCGGCATCAACATGATCGTGGACGGTGCCATCACCGATCGCGTCAACTACTAG
- a CDS encoding acetyl-CoA C-acyltransferase: MREAVIVSTARTGLAKSGRGGFNMTHGAAMGGHALKHAIERANIEPGEVDDVIMGCGTPEGATGQNVGRLAAIWAGCPVTTSGVTVNRFCSSGLQTIALAAGRIVNDGVDVVAAGGVESISLVQMSGAMNLNNITEEKLMESYPALWMPMIETADIVADRYNVSREAQDEYSLQSQQRTAAAQQAGKFDDEIVPMNTKMKVVNRETKEESIVDYVVDKDECNRPQTTLEGLNGLPPVRGEGNYITAGNASQLSDGASMVVMMERKEAERRGLDIMGAFRGFQVAGCEPDEMGIGPVFAVPKLLDKAGVKKDDIDLWELNEAFASQCLYSRDKLEIDNDKYNVNGGSISIGHPFGMTGARCTGHLMIEGKRRGSKLGVVTMCIGGGMGAAGLFEM, encoded by the coding sequence GGCGCAGCCATGGGTGGCCACGCCCTCAAGCACGCCATCGAGCGCGCCAACATCGAGCCCGGTGAAGTCGACGACGTCATCATGGGTTGCGGCACGCCTGAAGGCGCAACAGGCCAGAACGTCGGCCGTCTTGCTGCCATCTGGGCCGGCTGCCCGGTCACCACATCCGGTGTGACCGTCAACCGTTTCTGCTCTTCAGGTCTGCAGACCATCGCCCTGGCCGCTGGCCGTATCGTCAATGACGGTGTGGACGTGGTTGCTGCCGGTGGCGTTGAATCAATTTCGCTGGTGCAGATGTCCGGCGCAATGAACCTCAACAACATCACCGAAGAAAAGCTGATGGAGAGCTACCCTGCTCTTTGGATGCCGATGATCGAAACTGCTGACATCGTGGCAGACCGCTACAATGTGAGCCGCGAAGCGCAGGACGAGTATTCTCTCCAGTCGCAGCAGCGCACAGCAGCCGCTCAGCAGGCTGGCAAGTTCGACGACGAAATCGTGCCAATGAACACGAAGATGAAAGTCGTCAATCGCGAAACCAAGGAAGAGTCGATTGTTGACTACGTCGTCGACAAGGACGAGTGCAACCGTCCGCAGACAACCCTTGAAGGCCTGAATGGCCTGCCGCCTGTCCGTGGTGAAGGCAACTACATCACAGCCGGTAACGCCTCACAGCTTTCCGATGGCGCCTCCATGGTCGTCATGATGGAACGCAAGGAAGCTGAACGTCGTGGCCTCGACATCATGGGTGCCTTCCGCGGCTTCCAGGTTGCTGGTTGTGAGCCAGACGAAATGGGCATTGGTCCCGTTTTCGCTGTGCCCAAGCTCCTCGACAAGGCTGGCGTCAAGAAAGACGACATCGACCTTTGGGAACTCAATGAAGCATTTGCGTCCCAGTGCCTCTACAGCCGTGACAAGCTGGAAATCGACAACGACAAGTACAACGTCAATGGCGGTTCCATCTCCATCGGTCACCCCTTCGGCATGACCGGCGCACGTTGCACCGGCCACCTGATGATCGAAGGCAAGCGTCGTGGCTCTAAGCTCGGCGTTGTGACCATGTGCATCGGTGGCGGCATGGGTGCTGCCGGCCTGTTCGAAATGTAA
- a CDS encoding NADP-dependent oxidoreductase, giving the protein MRNSNRQWVLRQRPEGDISDGDLELVDAPKPEAGDGEILIRTIYLSLDPTNRIWMSDMDQYMPPVEIGDVMRGGTLGVVEQSNLDGFDVGDIVVPGLGGWQDYTVSDGTGVSKIPAGLGIPLDAFMSVLGATGMTAYFGLLEIGQPKAGETVVVSAAAGAVGSTVGQIAKIKGCRVVGIAGSDEKCKWVVDDLGFDACINYKKENVLEALRRECPNGIDVNFENVGGEILDAVLTLINDNARIPLCGLISTYNAEGDVPGPYMFRNILMKRARVEGFIIIDFLERFAEGQAEMGQWLAEGKLKYRTDIVDGLETAPKALDRLFTGENIGKLLVRVSDEPAA; this is encoded by the coding sequence ATGCGTAATTCAAATCGGCAGTGGGTGTTGCGGCAGCGACCGGAAGGCGACATTTCGGATGGTGATCTGGAATTGGTTGATGCGCCCAAGCCCGAGGCGGGCGACGGCGAAATCCTGATCCGGACGATTTATCTGTCGCTCGACCCTACAAACCGCATCTGGATGAGCGACATGGACCAGTACATGCCGCCGGTGGAGATTGGCGATGTGATGCGCGGCGGCACGCTGGGGGTTGTTGAGCAGTCCAACCTCGACGGGTTTGACGTGGGCGACATCGTGGTGCCGGGCCTGGGCGGCTGGCAGGACTACACGGTGTCCGACGGCACGGGGGTCTCCAAGATTCCGGCAGGTCTGGGCATTCCGCTGGACGCCTTCATGAGTGTGCTCGGGGCGACCGGGATGACGGCCTATTTCGGGCTGCTGGAAATCGGTCAGCCGAAGGCCGGTGAAACAGTTGTGGTGTCTGCGGCAGCGGGCGCTGTTGGTTCCACTGTGGGGCAGATCGCCAAGATCAAGGGCTGCCGTGTGGTGGGCATCGCCGGGTCGGATGAAAAATGCAAATGGGTTGTGGATGATCTGGGGTTTGATGCCTGCATCAACTACAAAAAGGAAAACGTGCTCGAGGCCCTGCGGCGCGAGTGCCCCAACGGCATTGACGTGAACTTTGAGAATGTCGGGGGCGAAATCCTTGATGCCGTCCTTACCCTGATCAACGACAATGCGCGCATTCCGCTGTGTGGACTGATCTCGACCTACAATGCGGAAGGCGACGTGCCGGGGCCCTACATGTTCCGCAATATCCTGATGAAGCGTGCCCGGGTTGAAGGGTTCATCATCATTGATTTTCTGGAGCGCTTTGCGGAAGGCCAGGCTGAAATGGGCCAGTGGCTGGCAGAGGGTAAGCTCAAATATCGCACGGACATCGTGGATGGGCTGGAGACCGCGCCCAAGGCGCTTGATCGGCTGTTTACCGGGGAAAATATCGGCAAGTTGCTGGTTCGGGTATCCGATGAACCGGCGGCCTGA
- a CDS encoding VOC family protein produces the protein MSDLKISACRIFVPDVAASLPFYRDLLGLPVRAVVNDDGFAVLDAGIMLILEPVGGDPDLTARFTGVSLEVADMDAAYQELRGKGVEFTDAPHTADWGGKMAHFTDPGGNTLTIVEYPKQ, from the coding sequence ATGAGTGACCTCAAAATCAGTGCCTGTCGCATATTCGTTCCGGATGTGGCGGCATCTTTGCCCTTCTACCGAGATCTGCTGGGCCTGCCCGTGCGCGCCGTCGTCAATGACGACGGGTTTGCGGTGCTTGATGCAGGCATCATGCTGATCCTTGAGCCGGTGGGCGGTGACCCAGACCTCACCGCGCGATTTACCGGTGTATCCCTTGAAGTGGCCGATATGGACGCCGCCTATCAGGAGCTGCGGGGCAAGGGCGTTGAGTTCACCGATGCCCCTCACACCGCGGACTGGGGCGGCAAGATGGCTCATTTCACGGATCCCGGTGGCAATACGCTGACGATTGTGGAATATCCAAAGCAATAG
- a CDS encoding acyl-CoA dehydrogenase family protein yields the protein MDISLSPADETFRQEVRAFLDAELSDELREAGRLTSGIFTDKKWNMLWHKKLYAKGWVAPSWPKEYGGTGWTVTQRHIFSSECARAGAPTLSPLGLQMCGPMLIGHGSQEQKDFYLPRMLSGEDYWCQGYSEPGSGSDLASLKCKAESDGDDYVINGTKIWTTHAHDANRMFCLVRTDSSGKPQTGITFVLIDMDTPGITVDPIITLAGDHEFNQVFFDNVRVPKANRVGAEDDGWTVAKYLLEFERGGSYAPRLRVGVERLKSLAANQSNGDGGSVAEDDAFASKLTAFEVALDAQEMTENRIMAAMSNGQNPGPASSMLKVAGTELRQELDLLAVEAIGNLALPDQMQARQPGSNVEPVGSADVMTKVPAMLNNRAGTIYGGSSEVQRGIMAKMVLGL from the coding sequence ATGGACATTTCCCTCAGCCCCGCGGACGAAACCTTTCGCCAGGAGGTGCGTGCCTTTCTGGATGCGGAACTCAGCGATGAGCTGCGGGAGGCGGGCCGTCTGACCAGTGGCATCTTCACCGACAAGAAATGGAACATGCTCTGGCACAAGAAGCTCTATGCCAAAGGCTGGGTGGCGCCGAGCTGGCCCAAGGAATATGGCGGCACGGGCTGGACCGTGACGCAGCGGCATATCTTTTCGTCTGAGTGCGCGCGTGCGGGAGCCCCGACCCTGTCACCGCTGGGGCTGCAAATGTGTGGGCCCATGCTGATCGGCCACGGCTCGCAGGAGCAGAAAGATTTTTATCTGCCGCGCATGCTGTCCGGCGAGGACTACTGGTGCCAGGGATATTCCGAACCCGGATCAGGCTCTGATCTTGCCTCGCTCAAGTGCAAGGCTGAGAGCGACGGCGATGATTATGTGATCAACGGCACGAAAATCTGGACGACCCATGCCCATGATGCGAACCGGATGTTCTGCCTGGTGCGGACGGACAGCTCAGGCAAGCCGCAGACGGGCATTACCTTTGTGCTGATTGATATGGATACGCCGGGCATCACGGTTGACCCCATCATCACGCTTGCGGGTGACCACGAGTTCAATCAGGTGTTCTTCGACAATGTACGCGTGCCAAAGGCCAATCGCGTGGGCGCTGAAGATGATGGGTGGACGGTCGCCAAATATCTTCTGGAATTTGAACGCGGTGGCTCCTACGCGCCTCGCCTGCGGGTGGGCGTCGAACGGCTCAAGTCGCTTGCGGCCAATCAGTCCAATGGCGATGGGGGCAGCGTTGCCGAGGATGATGCCTTTGCGAGCAAGCTGACGGCCTTTGAAGTGGCGCTGGACGCGCAGGAGATGACGGAAAACCGCATCATGGCGGCCATGTCCAATGGCCAGAACCCGGGACCAGCGTCCTCCATGCTGAAGGTGGCAGGCACTGAGCTGCGCCAGGAGCTTGACCTGCTGGCGGTTGAGGCGATTGGCAATCTGGCCTTGCCGGACCAGATGCAGGCGCGTCAGCCTGGATCAAATGTCGAACCGGTGGGCAGTGCAGATGTGATGACCAAGGTCCCGGCCATGCTCAACAACCGCGCCGGCACAATCTATGGCGGGTCGAGCGAAGTTCAGCGCGGCATCATGGCGAAGATGGTTCTGGGGCTTTGA
- a CDS encoding MaoC/PaaZ C-terminal domain-containing protein: MTDIRFFDDFELGEQWPISETYEMTRDEIVSFATKWDPQPFHVDDAAAKKSVYGTLTACGTHVQAVVLKLAQALPHETAVIGALGYDEVRFHKAACLDDVLSLTIECIEKRPSSSKPDRGVVKNRHTLVNQAGETVFSQTTTLLITRKT, encoded by the coding sequence ATGACCGACATACGATTTTTCGATGATTTTGAACTGGGCGAGCAATGGCCCATCTCTGAAACCTATGAGATGACGCGCGACGAAATTGTCTCGTTTGCAACCAAGTGGGACCCGCAGCCGTTTCACGTAGATGATGCTGCGGCAAAAAAGTCCGTTTACGGAACACTGACGGCTTGCGGCACCCATGTTCAGGCCGTAGTTCTGAAACTTGCACAGGCACTGCCCCACGAAACGGCCGTCATCGGCGCCCTGGGGTATGACGAAGTGCGTTTTCACAAGGCGGCCTGCCTTGATGACGTTCTCTCGCTCACCATCGAGTGCATCGAAAAACGCCCATCGTCGTCCAAGCCTGACCGCGGCGTCGTCAAAAACCGCCACACGCTTGTCAATCAGGCGGGCGAGACCGTGTTCTCCCAGACAACAACCCTGCTCATTACGCGCAAAACCTGA